From a single Bifidobacteriaceae bacterium genomic region:
- a CDS encoding type II toxin-antitoxin system RelE/ParE family toxin, with protein sequence MRGSRHHNMKELRPGSAGRGKVRILFAFDPRRRAVLLVAGDKAGRWEQWYDRSIPLADDRFDEWLEGEEE encoded by the coding sequence ATCAGAGGCTCTCGTCATCACAACATGAAGGAACTCAGGCCCGGTTCGGCGGGACGTGGGAAAGTCAGAATCCTGTTCGCGTTCGATCCCAGGCGGCGGGCGGTGCTGTTGGTCGCAGGTGACAAGGCTGGCCGGTGGGAGCAGTGGTATGACCGGAGCATCCCTTTGGCGGACGACAGGTTCGATGAGTGGCTGGAAGGCGAGGAGGAGTGA
- a CDS encoding type II toxin-antitoxin system PemK/MazF family toxin, which yields MYLFSRGQVYWADIGTGRKPYLVVSNNARHRQLGTALVVRVATMRKPDLDTMVTLGPSEPLAGSVLCDDTTVLYADDQVEPVGALSPETMLRVNAALGVALPI from the coding sequence ATGTACCTCTTCTCCAGGGGCCAGGTCTATTGGGCCGACATCGGCACCGGCCGCAAGCCCTACCTGGTCGTCTCCAACAACGCGCGTCACCGGCAACTCGGCACCGCGCTGGTGGTCCGCGTCGCCACCATGAGGAAGCCCGATCTGGACACGATGGTGACCCTCGGCCCATCCGAACCTTTGGCGGGCAGCGTCCTGTGCGACGACACCACGGTTCTCTACGCCGACGACCAAGTCGAGCCCGTCGGGGCGCTCTCCCCGGAAACGATGCTGCGGGTAAACGCCGCACTCGGAGTCGCGCTGCCGATTTGA
- a CDS encoding XRE family transcriptional regulator: MSKTVTWQEVRAKRPVDKAVVASHVSRMEAEERAYRLREIREELGMTQKELAERMNLTQPTISALEAGDLDRSGLATLKSYVEALGGTIEVTATFGDRKLVLSRHA; the protein is encoded by the coding sequence ATGAGCAAGACTGTCACCTGGCAGGAGGTGCGCGCCAAGCGCCCCGTGGATAAGGCGGTTGTGGCCTCCCACGTCTCGCGGATGGAGGCAGAGGAGCGCGCGTACCGGTTGCGCGAGATCCGCGAGGAGTTGGGCATGACTCAGAAGGAACTCGCTGAGCGGATGAACCTCACCCAGCCGACCATCTCCGCCTTGGAAGCCGGCGACCTGGACCGTTCCGGGCTGGCCACCCTGAAGTCATACGTCGAGGCCCTTGGCGGCACCATCGAGGTGACCGCGACTTTCGGCGACCGCAAGTTGGTGCTGTCACGCCACGCCTAG